The Actinomycetes bacterium genome includes the window GGCTCGGTGGATCCGCAACAAGCGCGGCCACGGCGAGGATCCGGCAGTGGTGGTCCCCCAGCCGACATGTGGCTATGTGCTCAAGAACGACTACGTCGACTACGTCGGCGGTCCCGATGCCGACCTCGTGGCGGAGCACACCTACGACGCCGCCGAGTACCTCATGAAGGTGCACAAGGACGACAAGGCAGCCGGCGGCGACGGGCTGGCCACCGACTTCGACGGCAGCGTGCCCGAGACGACCACCTACCACGCGCCCTGCCATCTCCGGGCGCAGAACATAGGGCTCAAGAGCCGCGACCTGCTGAAGCTGACCGGCACCAGGATCACGTTGGTGGCCGAGTGCTCCGGCATCGACGGCACCTGGGGCTTGCGCGAGGAGAACATCGAGGCCAGCCGGAAGGTCGCCCGCAAGATGGCCTCGGGCATCGAGGCAGCGCAGAGTGAGGTCGTGGCCGGCGACTGTTCGCTGGCCAACGGCGGCATCCGCCTCGAGACCGGCACCGACCCGGTGCATCCCATCACGCTCATGGCGCGTGCATACGGCATCGAGGGAGACGATGGCTGATGGGTGAAGTCAACCGCCTCAACCTCGGCGACATCTCTGACCTGCGCGAGTACGAGCGCACGCGCGATGAGGCGATAGCGCGCATCATCGCGCTGAAGAAGAACCGCCGCCCCCAGGTCGGGCCGTTCATCTCACTGTTGTTCGACAACCGCGACACGATCCTGTCGCAGATCCACGAGATGGCCCGCGCGGAGCGAATCCTCACCGACGAGGGCCTGCAGGTGCAGCTGGACACCTACAACCCGCTGATTCCCGACCCCGGAACCCTGTCGGCGACGATGCTCATCGAGCTGACCGATGAATGGGAGTTGCGCGAGTGGCTGCCCCGGTTGGTGGGGATCGAGACCCATGTGGTGATCGAGTCCGCCGGCGACAGCATCCGCTGCGTGGTCGACGAAGCCCATGAAGGGCAGTTGACGCGCGAAGACGTCACCGCGGCGGTGCACTTCATCCGCTTCGAGCTGACCCCGCAGCAGGTGCAGCAGTGGGGTGACACCGCGGTCGTGGTTCACATCGACCATCCCGAGTACGACCACTCGGTCACACTTCCCACCGCAATCGTCGAGGAGCTTGGTCGCGACCTCACCGGGGTCTGATCCTCGCGACCAACGCGTAGAGGGGTAATCCGGCCCGAAAACCGACGCCTTTCGCGCGGGCTGTGGTGAAGCTGAGCCGGTCGGGGGAACCACTTTGTCAACGCGATGGGACTTGGGCAGTATGGCGCCCGTATGACACCCCCGACGACCGCCCCGCCCTGGGCTGCCACCGCCGCGTGCAAGGGACTCGATCCCGGCATCTTCTACCCAGCCGACGAAGAAGAGGCGGAAGCCGCCAAGGAAGTCTGTGGGCAGTGCCCGGTGCAGGAGACCTGCCTGGAGCACGCCATCGAGCGCCGTGAGCACAACGGCGTGTGGGGCGGAGCGACCGAGCGGGAGCGTCAACGCATCATCCGGCGCAGGCGTCGCCAGCGCAGCCTCGCTCGGGCCGCGGCTTCCTGAGTCACAACACCGGGCCCTAGGGCCCTTCCAGTCCATGGGCCGAAGTCCGATCCGGCCCGCACCTGATCGAGGGATTGCCAGATGGGGGACTTTGCAGCAGCCGGGGCCTGGCCGGGAGTGCTCGGTCGCGTTGCCGGTGGCGATGAGCTGACCGAATCCGAGGCGCGGGGCGCCATGGAGCGCATCCTCTCCGGCGAGGCAACTGCGGTGCAGATGGCGGGCTTCCTCATGGCCCTGCGCACTCGTGGCGAGACACCGGGCGAGGTCGCGGGCTTCGTCGCAGCGATGCAGGATGCCGCTGCGCCCCTGGAGCTGCCGGATCCCGGCGCAACACTCGACCTGGTCGGCACCGGCGGATCGAAGGCGCTCAGCGGTGGAGCGTTCAACGTCTCGACCATGGCGAGCGTCGTCGCCGCAGCCGCGGGAGCGACCGTCTGCAAGCACGGCAACCGCAAGGCCTCCTCCACGTCGGGAAGCACGGACCTTCTCGAAGCCCTGGGAGTGGAGGTCGAGCTCGACGGTGCCGGGGTCGCCGCCTGCGTGCGCGACTCCGGTGTGGGGTTTGCGTTCGCACGCATGTTCCACCCCGCGATGCGCCACGCTGCACCGGTACGCGCCGAACTCGGTGTGCCGACGGTATTCAACCTGCTGGGTCCACTGTCGCACCCCGGCCGGGTCGGCCATCAGGTGATCGGCGTGTCCGACGCGGGTCGCGTCGAACTCGTCGCCGGTGCCCTGCAGCGCCGGGGAACAACCCGGTCGTGGGTGGTGCATGGCAACGACGGCCTCGACGAGCTCACGACGACCGACGCCACGATCGTGGTCGAGGTGACGGGGTCGGAGGTCACCGGTCGTTTCCAGGTGACTCCCGAACAGGTCGGGCTTCAGCGGGCGACGCTCGGCGACATCTCGGTGGGTGACCCGTCGCGCAACGCGCACGCCGCCAACGCCATGCTCGAAGGCGAGCAGGGACCGGTGCGCGACATGGTCGCGCTGAACGCGGCTGCCGGCCTGGTGGTCACGGGCATTGCGGACGATCTCGAAGCAGGGGTCGCCAGGGTGTCCGAGGCCATCGACAAGGGTCAGGCTGCAGCGGTGCTCGGCAAGCTCGTTGCAGCCAGTCGCGCCATCACCCACGCCGAGGCCGACGACGCGATCTGAGCAGCGGCACGCACATCACAGGTCCAGCGCGATGTCGCCGCTGGCATGCTCCACCGCCAGGTCGGACGCGTGGTGGTCGATCCAGTCGAGCACGGTGTCCAGTTCCATCGCGAGGCTCAACGGAAGCAGGGCCGCCGGGCCTTGTGGTGTGGGCGGTGTCATCTCCACCGGATGCTCACCGAGCCCGTCGGGCCCTGAGGTGAGGGTGAGGATGCCACGCTCGAACGTGTGGCGGGCGCGGGCCTGGTCCCGCAACACCAGCCGGTCGCAACCCAGCAGGGCGTTGCGTCTGCTCACCTGGCGCATTGCTGCGACGCGCTGCAACACCGGGTCGGTGTGAGGGGCGAGCGGCTCGCGGACGGGTCCGATCGACCGGCGACCGCCAAGAGGCTTCCTGGTGCGCTGGACCCTTGCGGATCCGGCTGACCATGTCAGGTACCGGGCGCCCTCCTCGGCTGAACGGTCGTTGTGCGGAGGGCAGAGGTGGTCCACCAGGCGACGCTGTAGCACCAGTGCCTCGATCATCGAGCTGCACTTCTTGTGGTCCATGCTCCGGGTGGGCCCCAGCATCTGTGGCACCGCGGTCCGCCCGTTGTGTTGGAAGTGGGCCCGGGCGGTCGCCCGCACATCGGCTCCCGCGCCCACGAACAGCACCCGGGCGTGGCGGTCACGCAACAGGTATACCCCGGGGCTCCTGGGCAACCTGGATGTGAGCCTGAGCTTCTCGGCCTGGGGGTGCCGCGCCAGCGCCGGGAGGGTCCGGAGGTCTTCGAGGTCGGCCACGGCCATGCCCGCTGCGCGCTCCAGCAGCAAGTGGAGCAGGTCAGCTGTTGCAAGGGCGTCGTCGAGGGCCCTGTGGTTGGGCGCGTGGTCGAGTTCCAGACCTGCCGCCAGGGTGCCCAGGCGATGGTCGGGGCAGTCGTCGGCGAACAGCCTGCGCGACAGCATCAGGGTGTCGAGCGTCGCCAGCGGGGCAACGGCGTACCCGGCGCGCTCGAGCGCGGCGCCGACGAAGGCAGCGTCGAAGCCCACGTTGTGGCCCACGAACACGACATCGCGAAGCGGTGTGCCGAGGAACTCCAGGAACGATGCCAGCACCGGTTCGATTCGCGGCGCCTTGGTGATCATGGCAGAGGTGACTCCCGTGAGGGTGGTCACCGTGGCCGGGATCGCACGCCCGGGGTTGACCAGCGGGGAGAACGTGCCTACCTGCTTGCCACCCCTCACCTTGACGGCGCCCAACTCCGCAATCAGGTCGGTGCCGGGGGAGGTGCCGGTGGTTTCGACGTCGACCACCACGAAGGTGCACTGGTGAAGTGCCGGTGGAGGGTGAACGGGTGGTCGGGACTGGCGGGGCACCACCAGAGCCTGTCGAACGCACGTTCGAAGGTCAAGGGCCCGCACCCGCGGCGTTCCCGGCAGCGCCGGGGTTGCTGCGGTCGAGCTGGGTCCGCTCGACGGCGCGGCTGCGGGCGCCGACAGGGCAAAAGGGGGGTCACCAACGCAGCTGTGGGGGGTGCACAATGTTGCGATGCCAGACGAACTATGGGGCACAGAGAGTGCACCGCAGAGATATCGCTGCACTGCGTGCGGCAACCTGACCCGCTTCGACGTGGCCGCCACCACGCGTACACGGGCATTTCACCACTACGACATATCGGGTGATCTGTCCGTCGAGGACGAGCAGGTGCTGCAACGGCGGATCGAATCCGTCTCCTGTCGCTGGTGTGGCAACGGCGACTCGGTGGTCGAGCTCGATGCGGACGCTTCGCCCGACGGCACCGGGGCGGACGACGCGGCGCCGCCTGAGGAGGGCTGAGCCGTCGATCCCGATATCGAGGCCGTCCGCGAGGCCCTCGAGGCCGCCTTCACCGTTGCCCGAAAGGACGTCGGCAGGCCCGACGCTCCCGCGCCCCCGCGCGCCCTCGTGCCTCTGCTGCGTTTCAGCCACCTGCCGGACAGGGCGCTCGCCGATGTGAAGCGCGGGGTCGAGCTGGACGAGCCATTCCGCGACAGGGTCCTCGAATCGTTGGGGACTGCAGGGCGTGGTGCGCTCGATCGGGGTTCGGTTCTGTTTCTCGAACGGCCGGAGGGCTGGGAGGAAGAGCTCGAACTGCTGGTGGGCCAGATCGCGGAGGATGAGGACCGCTCGGGGTCACAGAAGCGCGAGGCCGCTGCGGTGCGGCGGGCGGATCAGCTGCAGGACGCTCTCGGTCGTGCGCGTGCCGAGCGCGACGGCCTGGCCAGCGAGCTCGAGTCCCACCACGCGGAGGTGGCTTCGCTGAGAAAGGAGTTGGCGGAGCGGGAAGTCGAGGCGGATCAAGCCGCCGAGAGGGCTGACCGACTCGCCGCGGAGCGCGAGGAGGCGGTGCGGCAGCTGAAGGAAGCCGAAGCAATTGCCGCACGTCGTCTGGAGGAGCTTCGCGAAGCTCGCGCAGCTGCGCCGGAGCCAGGGCTTGACTCCGGCGTGGACGTGGCCGGCGGTGATGGTGCCGAGGCAGGCACGAGGGCCCTCGACGGTGCATCGAGCGTCGAATCCGCTCAAGGAGCTCCGATGCCCAACGCGGCCACGGTCGACCCGGGTCACGCAGCCGAAGAACTGGCGGCCGAAATCGCGCCCGCGCTCGCGAAGGCAGCCGATGCCGCCGGTGATCTGGCGCAGGCGATCTCGGAGCTGAACACGACGGTGGCCGGGCGGGCGAGCATCGATGATCCCCCCGCAACGCACCCGGTGCCGGCCGACACCGACTCGCCGAAGGCACCGCGGCGCCGTCGGGACCGCAGCACCGAAGGTGAGCGTCGCAAACCGGTGCGCCCCGGTCGTGGCCTGTCGTCGGACTCCGTGGACGGCCTCCGGGAGTTCCTCCGGCGCCCCGAGACGTTCGTGATCATCGATGGTTACAACGTGTCGATGCAGGGTTGGCCGACGTTGTCGCCCGCACAGCAACGCGATGCCCTCGTGTCGGCGCTCGCGCCCCTGTCGGGTCAGTCAGCGGCTGATCTGCACGTGGTGTTCGACGGGGCGTTCGAAGGGCAGCGGCCATCGGTGGACGCGCCCTTGCCAGTGCGCGTCCACTTCACCGAGGCCGGTGTGGAAGCCGACGACCGAATCCTCGAGTTCGTGGACGATGCACCTCTGGATGACGCCGTCGTGGTGGTGTCATCGGATGCGCGGGTACGCGATGGGGCGCGCGAACGCGGCGCCACCGCAGTGTCATCACACACGCTTCTGGACAGGCTCAGGTCCAGGTGAGCAGCACCGGGCAGCGGCTGGTGCACATCGTCGATGCCGTCGAGTGGGAGGAATTCATCGCCACCGGGGCGGACACATGGACTCCCCCCAGCCTGGGGACGGTCGGGTTCGTGCACCTGTCGACGCCCGAGCAGGCGGCGGTTGCGGCCAACCGGCACTACCGGGGTGCCCGGGGCCTACAGCTGCTGGTGCTCGACGCGTCGATTCTGCGGTCCGGGCTCGTGTGGGAGGAGGGCGACCCACCGGAACCGGGGATGGTGTTCCCCCACCTGTATGCACCTCTGCCGGTCGCGGCGGTGCTGTACACCGTTGCGTACCCACCCGGTGCGGACGGCAGGTTCGCCGAGCCAGAGCTGTGAGCATCGCCCAGGCCCGATCGCGAACAGCGCATGGACCGCCGTGCCACTCGCCGAGTTCGTGCCTCCGGGACCAACCCTAGAGGGTGACAGTTCCCAGCCGATCGGGGGTGCTGGCTGCGTTGACCTGGCCGGGCACCGGTGTGGTGCCCGACGCCGACCTCACTGTCACAGGGGGGTCGTATGGTCGGATCCATGGCAAGTCACCAGGAATTCGAACCGGGACCGCACACCGATGCTGAAACCTTCGGAGATGGGCGCGGGGCGAGCGGGAGTCACCGCGAACCGCTGCGGTTCGGTTGCGACGACTGTGCCCGTCGCCACAGCCGCCACTGCGACGACTGCCTGGTCACTCACCTGTGTCGCGAAGACGACGGCTCGGTTGTTGTCAGCCTCGACGAGTTGCGTCTGGTGCGGCGGCTCCAGCACAGCGGCCTGGCGCCGCCGTTGCGCCACCGGGGAGTGAGCGGCTGAGCCCCGCCATGTGGGCACAATGGACTGGTGGTTGACGAGCCCCGACAGGTAGCACCCGAGCCAGAGGCCGTCGTGCACCGCCAGGAGCTTCGGCGATTACGCGATGACGTGGTGGCCGCGCTGCGCTCCGCGGGATGCGTAGCAGTGGGTGTGTGCGGGGTCGAGCCCCTTGTGGAGGCGAGACGAGTCATCGAGCAACGCAAGGCCGCAGGCCTGCATGGGTCGATGGAGTTCACCTATCGCAACCCCCAACGCTCGTCGGATCCCACGACTGCGTTGCCATCGGCCCGATCAGCGGTGGTGGTGGCGTGGCCCTACCGCAGCGACGTCGCCCCCCGGCCCGAGGAGCCGAGCGCGTCCGTGGCGCGATACGCGGCAACCGACACCTACGACGAGCTGCGCGGGGTGCTTGGAGTTGCCGGAGAGCTACTCGAACAGAGTGGTCACCGCGCCGTCGTGGTTGCCGACGACAACGCACTCGTGGACCGCGCCATCGCCTTGCGGGCGGGCCTCGGTTGGCTCGGGAAGAACACCAACCTGCTGGTGCCGGGGGAGGGAAGCTGGGTGGTGATCGGAACCGTTCTGACCGACGTCGAACTGGATGGCATGGAGGGCACTTCTCGACGGGGTGGTTGTGGCAATTGCACCCGCTGCCTTCCCGCCTGCCCGACCGGTGCCCTGGTGGCGCCCGGCGTGATGGACGCGTCGCGCTGCCTCTCGTGGTTGCTGCAGGCCCGGGGTTCGTTCCCGCGCCAGTTCCGCCGCTCCCTGGGCGTGCGGATCTACGGCTGCGATGACTGCCAGGAGGTCTGCCCGCCCAATGCGGGGTCGCAGCGGGTGGACCCGCCGCGGCGCGTGGGGCAGGCCCCTGATCAGTCAGACGCCCGAGGAGGCCCCGGCGACTGGGTAACGCTGCGTTTCCTGCTCGAGTCGACGGACAGCGAACTGCTCGCATCGCTCGGCGCCTGGTACATCCCGGGGCGCGATCCGCGCTTCGTTCGGCGCAATGCCCTCGTGGCACTCGGCAACAGCGAGTGCGGCCGCGACCCGGCGGCGTTGTCACTGCTCTCGCACTACCTGCGCGTCGACGACGAACTGCTCGTCGAGCACGCCGCCTGGGCGGCGCGCGCACTCGGTCGCGACGACCTGCTGAGGCCGCTCGAAGTCGCAGCGCGGCCGGCTGTGGTCGCCGAGCGGGCCCGACCCCACCCGCGCAGTCATCCTGCGCTGGCCGCAGGCGCGCCGACCGGCGAGACTGGCCCAGATGCCCGGTCCTGAGCGCAGCGACGGAAATCCTGCAGCAGTCTCCGCGGCTGAAGCCCGCGCCCAGGTGGAGGCGCAGCGCGAGGCACGGCGTGCCGAGAAGCAGCGCCGCCTCGACGAGGCATTCCCCGGTGTGCTGCCAGGACGGTGGATCATTCGGGCCAGTTGGCTGGCAACGGCGCTGCAGAGCGCCGTGTCCGCCCTGGCGGTGGTAGATCCCGACCGGTTCCTCGGTGTGTTCTTCGGAGTCACCATGGCGCTGTTCCTGCTGGGCTCGGTGTTGTTCGTGGTCGACATCGTGCTGGCCGCGGCGCGCAGCACCACCGACGCGATGGGAATCGGCGGCCTGTTCTTCCTCGCGGGAAGCGCCCCCAGGGCCGCGGCGGTGCCGCTCAACGCCTCCCTGGGCGTGGTCGTGGCGGTGGCGGTGGCGGCGGCCTTGGCCGGGTTGTCGAGCCCCGAGCTGGCGTTCGGAACCCTGTCGCCGATGCTGCAGCTCTCCCTCAGCGGCCTTTGGGGTGTGCGCCACGGCCTTTTCGAACCCCGTGGAGACGCTGATGGATGAGAACCAGGGGCCGCGAGTGCTGCTGTTCACCGGCAAGGGCGGGGTGGGCAAGACGACGACCGCCGCTGCAACGGCGCTGGAGCTGGCCGGCCGCGGCCATCGGGTGGTGGTGACGTCCGCTGACCCCGCTCACTCCCTCGAGGACGCCTTCGACCTGGAGATCGGATCCGAGCCCAGTTCCGTGGCACCGCGCTGCGATGCCCAGCAGTTGGACGCACTCGCCACGGTCGAGGAGTCGTGGGGTGACATCCGGACATGGTTGGTCGACGTGTTCGACTGGGCGGGCCTCTCCGCGGTCGAGGCCGAGGAACTCGCGTTGCTACCGGGCTTCGAGGAGCTGGTGGCGCTGATGGAGATCGAGAGGTTGGTCGCCGCAGGTGAACACGACGTGGTCGTGGTGGACTGCGCGCCGACCGCCGAGACGATCAGGCTGCTGTCGCTGCCGAACGTCCTCGACTGGTACATCAGGCATCTGTTTCCGGCCTCGCGACGCCTCACGCGCGTCGTGGGCCCGGTGCTGGCCCGTGTGAGCGACGTGCCGGTGGCCAGCCCCGAGGTATTCGACTCACTCGAGCGGTTCCATCGACAACTGGCCGCGGTTCGTGACCTCCTGACCGACCCCGAGCGCACGCTGGCGCGCATCGTGGTCACACCCGAGCGCATGGTCGTGGCCGAGGCGCGGCGCACGCTGACCTACCTCTCGCTGTTCGGCTACCGCAGCGACGCCGTCGTGGTGAACCGGATCCTTCCCGACGATGCCGAGGGCAGCTTCGTGCAGCAGTGGCGGGAGGCGCAGGCTCTCCAGCTCGACGCGATCCGCGAGGGTTTCGACCCGTTGCGGGTGCTGCGCGCCGGCCTGGGCGCCGAGGAGATCATCGGAGTGGACCGCCTGACGCTGCACGGCAAGGCCATGTGGGAGGGCGTGGATCCGGTGGAGGCACTGTCGGCCGGTGTGCCGATGCGCATGGAGCACGACGACGACCTGTCGAGACTGCACCTGCAGCTGCCCCATGTGTCGGCTGCCGATGTGGACCTGGTCGAGTCCGGCGGGGAGCTGGCTGTCGCAGTCGGCCCCTACCGTCGCAACCTGATGCTTCCGTCATCGCTACGCGGCCGCAAGGTTGTGCGCGCCCGCG containing:
- the queG gene encoding tRNA epoxyqueuosine(34) reductase QueG, with amino-acid sequence MVDEPRQVAPEPEAVVHRQELRRLRDDVVAALRSAGCVAVGVCGVEPLVEARRVIEQRKAAGLHGSMEFTYRNPQRSSDPTTALPSARSAVVVAWPYRSDVAPRPEEPSASVARYAATDTYDELRGVLGVAGELLEQSGHRAVVVADDNALVDRAIALRAGLGWLGKNTNLLVPGEGSWVVIGTVLTDVELDGMEGTSRRGGCGNCTRCLPACPTGALVAPGVMDASRCLSWLLQARGSFPRQFRRSLGVRIYGCDDCQEVCPPNAGSQRVDPPRRVGQAPDQSDARGGPGDWVTLRFLLESTDSELLASLGAWYIPGRDPRFVRRNALVALGNSECGRDPAALSLLSHYLRVDDELLVEHAAWAARALGRDDLLRPLEVAARPAVVAERARPHPRSHPALAAGAPTGETGPDARS
- a CDS encoding ArsA family ATPase; the encoded protein is MDENQGPRVLLFTGKGGVGKTTTAAATALELAGRGHRVVVTSADPAHSLEDAFDLEIGSEPSSVAPRCDAQQLDALATVEESWGDIRTWLVDVFDWAGLSAVEAEELALLPGFEELVALMEIERLVAAGEHDVVVVDCAPTAETIRLLSLPNVLDWYIRHLFPASRRLTRVVGPVLARVSDVPVASPEVFDSLERFHRQLAAVRDLLTDPERTLARIVVTPERMVVAEARRTLTYLSLFGYRSDAVVVNRILPDDAEGSFVQQWREAQALQLDAIREGFDPLRVLRAGLGAEEIIGVDRLTLHGKAMWEGVDPVEALSAGVPMRMEHDDDLSRLHLQLPHVSAADVDLVESGGELAVAVGPYRRNLMLPSSLRGRKVVRARVVHPELVIEFAPR
- a CDS encoding DUF3501 family protein; the encoded protein is MGEVNRLNLGDISDLREYERTRDEAIARIIALKKNRRPQVGPFISLLFDNRDTILSQIHEMARAERILTDEGLQVQLDTYNPLIPDPGTLSATMLIELTDEWELREWLPRLVGIETHVVIESAGDSIRCVVDEAHEGQLTREDVTAAVHFIRFELTPQQVQQWGDTAVVVHIDHPEYDHSVTLPTAIVEELGRDLTGV
- the trpD gene encoding anthranilate phosphoribosyltransferase, whose protein sequence is MGDFAAAGAWPGVLGRVAGGDELTESEARGAMERILSGEATAVQMAGFLMALRTRGETPGEVAGFVAAMQDAAAPLELPDPGATLDLVGTGGSKALSGGAFNVSTMASVVAAAAGATVCKHGNRKASSTSGSTDLLEALGVEVELDGAGVAACVRDSGVGFAFARMFHPAMRHAAPVRAELGVPTVFNLLGPLSHPGRVGHQVIGVSDAGRVELVAGALQRRGTTRSWVVHGNDGLDELTTTDATIVVEVTGSEVTGRFQVTPEQVGLQRATLGDISVGDPSRNAHAANAMLEGEQGPVRDMVALNAAAGLVVTGIADDLEAGVARVSEAIDKGQAAAVLGKLVAASRAITHAEADDAI
- a CDS encoding WhiB family transcriptional regulator is translated as MTPPTTAPPWAATAACKGLDPGIFYPADEEEAEAAKEVCGQCPVQETCLEHAIERREHNGVWGGATERERQRIIRRRRRQRSLARAAAS
- a CDS encoding DUF952 domain-containing protein, producing MSSTGQRLVHIVDAVEWEEFIATGADTWTPPSLGTVGFVHLSTPEQAAVAANRHYRGARGLQLLVLDASILRSGLVWEEGDPPEPGMVFPHLYAPLPVAAVLYTVAYPPGADGRFAEPEL